From Calliphora vicina chromosome 3, idCalVici1.1, whole genome shotgun sequence:
TAATTATTTCCTTTAACTTCCGTTTCCTTGGCAGGCTCTACTTAAAACCAACAGATGGCGCGAACAATATGGAGttgaaaatttggaaaatcTGCCAGATTTACAGAAACACAGTAATAAAGCTCGAGTTTTAAGACATCGTGATTGCATAGGTCGGCCTGTTATTTATATACCGGCCAAAAACCATAATTCCAGCGACCGTGATATAGATGAATTAACGAAATTCATTGTTAAATGTTTGGAAGAGGCCTGTAAGAAATGTTTTGAAGAAGTCACCGATAATCTATGCATTGTGTTTGATTTGGCGGAATTTAATACATCCTGCTTGGACATGCAATTAGTAAAGAATATGATTTGGTTGTTGAGTAAGCATTACCCGGAACGTTTGGGCGTGTGTCTCATAGTCAACTCTCCGGGCCTCTTTTCTACCATCTGGCCATTAATTCGTCAATTAATTGATGATAATACAGCAAAGAAAGTTGTATTTGTAAATGATGAGATTGATTTGTGCAAATATTTAATACCTGATATTTTGCCCACAGATATGTAAaggaaacaacaaaaacaaggtTATTTGTATTAATAGCAGAGCTTTTAAAGAATGAGTATATCTTCAACGTATATGTTGAATTGTAATAAATACCTACACATGTGAATTCAAAAGAATTTCATTTGCTAAAGTTTTCCGTTATTGACACTGTAGTACCTATATGATTAGTCACTGCTTAATCGTTTAGTTTATTATCatctatatttggattattttatttattttctttattttatactcGATTCATTCATTCGCTTTTCTAAtagtttctattaatttttattatcaatTAAACATTCCTTAAAATCTCTGACTTACACTAAAGTACATGCAATATGCTACAatattgtttttcttgtttctaacaatatacatacaacCAGTTTTGTACCTTAAATAATCTACATGTTTCATGCTAAAACTTAACGCATTCCCATATTTGAAATAGAGATTATGTAGAAACCTAACTAATaacataattatatatatataaagcaAAAGATCCCCGTATAACAACTAAACCAAGAACTGATTTACTCAGTAAAATTACTTTAAAGCGTCTGTAATCTAATCTATGTGTGTATCTACataataatattattgtatttgtttgtatgtatgtttatagaTGTatctatattaaaatatatttgttatctatatattatatgaaaaaaaaataactattgaTGTTTATTTGTGTAATATTTAGTTTGGACATATTTGTGCAATAAACTGCTTTTAATGAGTGCAACAacaatgttaaaattaaaaataaatataaaattttaaaaacaaatatgaaaaatatttattgtttattgttatGATCGTAATTAGGTGACTTCTGGTCATGTTATTATGAAAttgatcaaatatttttgattcaCTGAATATGTTCTGCAGTTGGAAGGAGTTTGAATATTTGTGAATAAGCTACTTTCGCTTTTCGTGAATATATTAGAATACATTAAAAAAGCTGTAATCATTTATAATACATATCCAAAGATTTAGATCTAATATATCACTAGTGCACCAAAAAATACAATCTTTCATAACATATTGGATCACTTCCCTCCTATGACAAACGCGTTTTAAATTCTTTGGTGTTATACCAAAAATGAAACTACTTAAGGTTGTGTTTTACCACCAATTCGTAACGACGAATAAAACTCTTCTTATCATACAGCTAATATTTGAAGAGtctattacaatttaaaagattcaaaaattgtttatatatttcaacatttatttaattgtatgatgcattattaataatagtaggtatatttatgtttaaattttgttacgttataataaatataatattgtatattgtaaccatttatattaaaaaagtaaacacCATTTTCCTTAATTTCGCTtcaattgctaaataaaaacatttccatataattattttacatttccattacaataataaatgatgcatcaaaaatatattacgtacaattttttttaatttagaaatgaaaaagtttatttttaaattttaataaatggtgAGGCGAAAAACAAGGTgataaaaaatgaattaaagacaatttaaagctaaaatatttatttatcttaaatcaaatgatcaaaaaatctatataaaaactTGCATTAAATGGTTgctgttgtttgtatttttatagttttattttagccTGCTAAGGAGGAGCaattctattatttatttaaattgtatttgtttattgttttgaaacaaaaaaacaatttgattggTTTATATAATACacattgtgtgtgtgtgtgttcgaTAGCTAATAATTCGATGATATACATTTACGTCTGTTCTTTTGCATCTTTTCAATATTCTCTTTGATGGGTGTACGATTGTAGAACCCTTTAACAATTGTTGTTACTGCTAAAACTGTGGCAATAAATTGATTAATTGATATTTCCCAATCATCAAAGTCTAGTGAACTATTGCTACAACTAGTATTTTTACTGGATTTCTGGTTGTTTGATGTTAAAGTCCCATCTCCACCTCCATTATAACGTGCTTGTCTCAATTCCTCTTCTAAAtccacaaataattttgtagttGTTAGTGGTTCACATGGGGTAGTAGGATTTCCATTCGAATCAGGCTGTAAAGAAAtacataatattattattgtaaaacaTTTCTCCTTTGGAGGCTGAAAAAGATGACCGAAAATGAAGAAGACTAATGACATTTATCAGATGAACATTTAACAGCAATATACATTTTGCAAATATGAATACAATTGCTGAATTCATATTAGTTTATGAACACGAAGTTAAATTAGTTACCATATATAAATGATTCTCGTATGTATACTTAGAGATGAAGATAAATAAGTATTCAAGATTTATGAATtagaataaatatatatttacctCTTCATTGCCACCCAAATTCAGTTGCGTAAAACTTTCCAAACTGGAATCCTTTCTTATATTGTCCTTGCCCAACTCTAAAAGATTTTCAtctgaaattaaaaacataattgtatttaaatagaTCATTTGCATCGGTAAAATATAGCTTAATATAGACTTGTATTCAAAAATGggttattttaaatagaaacctcAAGTCAAGACGTAAACTAAAAACTTAGAAAATAACACGAAATAAATTCTGGTCGAATTatatttcacatatttttaacaacaataaatcgaattaaaaattaattaataaagccATTATTTAACAAGTTATATactaaaaagttattaaaaatttataattcagAAAAATTACTTAATATGACGAGTTATTATTACGGTTCCATCCCTGAAAAGGAAACCATCTTttctttttgtgaaaaacagtattttttaacaTTCTGAACACAATAAGTCTTTTTTTTACATGACATGTAAAGTGAAGTTTTGAGGAACCAAAATTACAACATatagatatctacggtgtaaaaaatacccagcagataaatttataaataaaaatcaatatctacggttAAAAATATTCGGCTGCCATTGTGAAAATGGGTTTAAAAGTATGTACTTACAAGCTTGATTCATGTCTGCATCAGTTTTGCCCAGAATTTCTGCTAAACTTCTCCACAATATTTGGAAATTAGTCTTCTTCATATTCGGTATATTCTTATTAGGCGAACTAGCATCATCTGGCTGATCCAGAAGATAACGTAAACTGCCCAAACTTTTCGTATCGGTATTCGAGTCAGTACGATCTCTTTTGGCATTTGTGTTTACTATTAGATCGCTGATTTGTGAAAAGTTTGATATAGTTTCGACATTTAATTGTGGTGGTGTAACTTTAGCAGCACCCAGATCGGATATATCGGAAAAGGTATCTATGGATTCAAAACGACCTTGCTGTTTCAACTGTGCTATGGTCGACGAACCATTTTGAGAACGAGCAACACCGGCCATTATGGCTGTGGCACCGCCACCACCAGGTGTGCTATTTTCGTCTTCTGATAGATCCACATAAAATGTCGATGTTCTAGCATTGACAGCCATTGATGAAGCATTTGAGGCGCTAGATAAATTGGGTGTCCTTAAGATGTCCATAAAAGTATTGCTTGTTATGCCTGCTAGTGAATGTAGCTTTTGTGTGGCCGTTATTAAGGCATAATCATTTTCATCGAAATTATTGTCGGTAGGTGATGGTAAGGCCTCGATAGATTCTGAGGGATCATCACCAAAGAAATCTTCAGCTTCGATGGCTTCTTCAGCATCatctttagttttcttttttggatTTCTTACTTGTTCGATTTCAACTTTAGATAGTAGAGGTGGTAAAtgcaaaatatacaaaagtttAAGTTTTTCTGTATATTTACTGGAACATACTAGACCCAATGCATTCAGGATTTGCGAGAAATCTAACATGCCAGTACTTTTTTTGTCGGTAAGCTGAAAATAAGAAGATACATTTAAGTGTCAATAACATTTGATTCTACTATTTCTCCTTTTGATTACCTACCCGGAATAACTTTTCAGACAAATCAATCGTTTCACATGTGCGCCATGGTGTCAGCTCATAAAATAATACACGGAATGTATCAAAATCAATACTATATGCCTCAGCACGACTACAGTTGTTGTCGGGAAAACCGAATCGAGGGTGTGTAGGTGAAGGTGATGGCACTAAAATGGGAGATTCACCAATGTGGGCCTGCAACTTCTGAAGATGTGCTTTGCGAAAAGCCATCTTCTCCTCGCGAATAATTCCCAATAACAAGCGTAACTCCTCATTGCTAAAATACATATTGTCCGAGTGGAATTTCACAATGGTTTCCTCATTGTCTAAATCAAATTTTCGCATGGTTAATCGACGATGTTTATTACGCAGCTCCTCTATTCTTTGCAAAGATATATCGCCGAACTTTGTGTAGGCTTCGTGGATTAACGTTTGCACAGACTGTGTGCGTTTGCGTTTGTCATTTGCAACTGGCAGATCGTAGTCGGGATTGTAAATACCTTCTAAGAATTTGGAAAGTACCAGCATGGCCTCGCCATCATCGTTGCAACGTAACAATTTCTCTTTGTTCCATTCCAAAATTTGCAAAGCcacaacaaatattattttagctcCATCATAAAAGAAACAATCGATTATTTGCAAAGAACTTTCGTACGATATAACACTGATGAAAATGGTCAAGAACCATGACAGTGATATCATTTTAATGGTACCCAATTCATCTAAATGATGGTGCAGTTCGGGCAGATAATGTTTAACTAATTCATTTAAAACGCCCTGATCAAtctaaccaaaaacaaaaaacaaaaacacaactaAATAAATTAGATCAAGCTGTAAAGCACTTTTCAGAACATACCTGTGCTCCAACGACTTTATCTTTGTAATAATCGGGTAAAAGACTTTCACACAAACTAGCCAATAACCAAAAGGCATTTTCCTCATCACAAAACAGTAGAAATACTGAAGTTACAATATTCATGGCCTGTGTGTATCCAACTTGCGGATTTCTTAAAGCATATGCCTGTAATACGCGCTTCAGAGCAAACAAGCCGTCATCATTTTGAAAAGCTGGATGTTCCGGCAACGATCGATGCAAATCTCGTTCGATTTCATCGTGCGTTGACGAATGTTTGATACAAGCGGCCTTTTCCACTAAATCCTCATATAGACCAGGATGCATTTCTTTTTCATGTATAGCACCTGAAAATATCATCCATATTTCTTGCCGCAACTTTTCGGGAATACCTTCGACAATGAGATTTATTACAGCTGTAGTACGAAACATCGATACGCCGCGACCATAATCACGAAAATGTGATTCCCAACGAGATAGTTTTTCATCTTGTATACGTTGCATTTCCggagtaaattttgttttaaacgtATTGATCAAGGCTGATTGTTTACTCCATGATATATCATATTTTGGACGTTCACGACTGATGGGACTAAAAATTATGTACGAAATTTCACTTTAAAACATTATCTTCTTAACATGTTATACCATATAACCACAGATTTAAAATAAGCTACTTTATTATAGAAAGTTGAACGATAACAAATAACATACGACTATTAAATACTAATTGTGCCAAAGTTAGAGAATTGATTTGAATTGACCCTACCAGCGTAAAAATGTTAcatcttgaaaattaaaaaaaaacgtaataatttcacaaaaatttagataaataaaTGCATATAA
This genomic window contains:
- the LOC135953095 gene encoding uncharacterized protein LOC135953095, translated to MSQEEATPVNPNDLKDLKERMKLIVDADPKQYHNEYSLKRYLRAFKTTDEAFQALLKTNRWREQYGVENLENLPDLQKHSNKARVLRHRDCIGRPVIYIPAKNHNSSDRDIDELTKFIVKCLEEACKKCFEEVTDNLCIVFDLAEFNTSCLDMQLVKNMIWLLSKHYPERLGVCLIVNSPGLFSTIWPLIRQLIDDNTAKKVVFVNDEIDLCKYLIPDILPTDM
- the Tbc1d8-9 gene encoding TBC1 domain family member 9, translating into MWIEPKEILLPSAFWVVEKRSNYFVLHKRRGHGESRGFGSLLVGTFDSVFDTKPAPYRILHQTPNSEVSYEIAIGITEAEIYKDWEWLSQNLFRVLKEMESEDEITNFTICKIKSLYTQNNQDESGDSADFKVMQSKFRQYFNMPEEEQLVNYYSCTYIKNKIPRQGHLYISLNHVSFYSYMLGQETKRSIRFTELEELSKHANIIYLKTNNKMQYNFTILFDYVEAYELIEQLNKMAIQRIIQDPDSPIIDHDSSLLLRFGRKTSKKPGLCRDLTARQKSEEYRVYFRLPQSEIIDGTIKANLWTPYSKRYIGGNIYLSTNFFCFTSEIKDFVSVVIPLKVIKSVEKKDDGNHRYENQIVIITSENVPFVFAQIVDRDILITKITDLLSKFHVPISRERPKYDISWSKQSALINTFKTKFTPEMQRIQDEKLSRWESHFRDYGRGVSMFRTTAVINLIVEGIPEKLRQEIWMIFSGAIHEKEMHPGLYEDLVEKAACIKHSSTHDEIERDLHRSLPEHPAFQNDDGLFALKRVLQAYALRNPQVGYTQAMNIVTSVFLLFCDEENAFWLLASLCESLLPDYYKDKVVGAQIDQGVLNELVKHYLPELHHHLDELGTIKMISLSWFLTIFISVISYESSLQIIDCFFYDGAKIIFVVALQILEWNKEKLLRCNDDGEAMLVLSKFLEGIYNPDYDLPVANDKRKRTQSVQTLIHEAYTKFGDISLQRIEELRNKHRRLTMRKFDLDNEETIVKFHSDNMYFSNEELRLLLGIIREEKMAFRKAHLQKLQAHIGESPILVPSPSPTHPRFGFPDNNCSRAEAYSIDFDTFRVLFYELTPWRTCETIDLSEKLFRLTDKKSTGMLDFSQILNALGLVCSSKYTEKLKLLYILHLPPLLSKVEIEQVRNPKKKTKDDAEEAIEAEDFFGDDPSESIEALPSPTDNNFDENDYALITATQKLHSLAGITSNTFMDILRTPNLSSASNASSMAVNARTSTFYVDLSEDENSTPGGGGATAIMAGVARSQNGSSTIAQLKQQGRFESIDTFSDISDLGAAKVTPPQLNVETISNFSQISDLIVNTNAKRDRTDSNTDTKSLGSLRYLLDQPDDASSPNKNIPNMKKTNFQILWRSLAEILGKTDADMNQAYENLLELGKDNIRKDSSLESFTQLNLGGNEEPDSNGNPTTPCEPLTTTKLFVDLEEELRQARYNGGGDGTLTSNNQKSSKNTSCSNSSLDFDDWEISINQFIATVLAVTTIVKGFYNRTPIKENIEKMQKNRRKCISSNY